Part of the Rhizobium viscosum genome is shown below.
GAGGGCGCCGATCAGTGTTCCCGTCACCCGGCCGACGCCACCGGAAAGGCTTGTCCCGCCGATGACGACTGCCGCGATCGCGTCCAGCTCATATGCGACACCTGCCTGCGGCAGACCCGAACCGGTGCGGGCGCTGAGCAGAATACCCGCAAGCCCTGCCAGGCCGCCCGAGATGACATAGACGGTGAAGCGGATACGATCGGTATTGATGCCCGAAGTCTTGGCTGCATGCGGATTGCCGCCGACAGCATAGATGTAGCGGCCGAACCGCGTGCGGTTGAGGATCCACCAGGAGACCGCGAAGACGACGGCAAGGACGATGACCGGCGCGGGAACGCCGAACACGTCGCCGGTGCCAATCCAGCGGAAGGCAGGCGTGAGTGCGGGAACCGGACGGCCGCCGCCGTAGATCAGCGTCATGCCGCGGGCAGCCGAGAGCATGCCGAGTGTGGCGACAAAGGCAGGCACCGAGAAACGCGAGACGATCGCGCCGGAAATCGAGCCGCAGACGACACCGACCAGGACACCGACGAGCAGGCCGATAGCGACCGGATAGGGCGAACCGATGACGCCGGCCGTTTCCGAAGTGGTAGCAAAACTGGCGCTGACGATGCCGGCGAGCGCCACGACCGAGCCGACCGACAGGTCGATACCGCGCGTCAGGATGACGAAGGTCATGCCGATCGCCAGCACGCCGTTGATCGACGTCTGCAGCAGCACGTTGGAGATATTGCCGCCGGTCAGGAAGAATTCGTTCGAGAACGACAGGATAATGACGAGGAGCAGGAAGGCGAGGAAGATGCCGTATTCCTGGACGATCAGGCGCCGCTGTTCCGTCTTGAACCAGCCGCCCGCACTCTTGTTCTCACTCACTGACACTGCCTGCTCCTCTGGTGCCGGACGAACGCCCTGACTCTGGTCAGGTTGATAAGTGGACGAGTGATTGGGCATTCGTCTCCTCCCGGCTGTATATTCCGGCGCTCTTGCCGCCGCGCATCACCATGATGCGGTCCGACATGCCTAGAACTTCGTCGATTTCCGATGAGATCATCACCACAGTGCCGCCGCCTTCGGCGAAGTCGCAGATGATGCGATAAATTTCACGCTTGGCCCCGACATCGACGCCGCGCGTTGGCTCATCCAGCAGCAGGACCTTGGGGTTGCGGAGGAACCACTTGCCGAGAACGACCTTCTGCTGATTGCCGCCGGAAAGGCCTGACACCGGCATGGTGTCGCGCGCTGCCTTGATTTGGAACTGCTCGCGCATTCGCCGGCTGGCGTCCAGTTCCTTCGTATGGTCCATGGCAAAGGCCGGGCTCAGCGCCGGCAGGTTCGCCATGCAGATATTGGCGCGAACTGAGTCCGACAGATTGAGGCCTGTCTGCTTGCGGTCTTCGGTGACCAGCGCCAATCCGTGAGCCATCGCATCCGAGGGCTTCGAGACGAGGATCGGCGCACCATCAACCGAGATGCGCCCGGCGGACGGCTTGTCGAGACCGAAGAGACAGTTGAAGATTTCCGTACGGCCGGAGCCCATGAGCCCGTAAATGCCGAAGATCTCGCCCTTATGTGCGGCAAATGAAATATCGTCGATCTTGTTCGGGCAGGAAAGCGCGCTGACCTCCAGACCGACATCCGACGTCGGCTTATTGGTCTTGACATATTCCTCGGCGAGTTCCCGTCCGACGATCATGCGGATCAGGCTCGGCCGGTCGATCTCCGACAAGGAGCCGGTACCGACGAAGGAGCCGTCGCGGAAAACCGTATAGGAATCGGCAATCTGGAAGATTTCCGACAGGCGGTGCGAGACGTAGACGATGCCACGCCCCTGGGCCTGCAGGCGGCGGATCGCTGCAAAGAGCTGCTGGGCTTCACGCTCGCCGATGGCCGAGGTCGGCTCATCCATGAAGATGACTTCGGCGTCATGGCTCAGTGCCTTAGCGATCTCCACCAGCTGCATCTGCGCGACGGATAGGTTCATCATGTATTGGGTGGCCCGGATGTCGAACTCCAGCTCGTCGAGCAGCTTCTGCGCCGCCCGGTTCATGCTGCGGAAATCAATGCCGCCGAAACGGGTAGACGGTTCACGGCCGAGATAGATGTTCTCGGCGACCGTCATGTGTGGAACCGGGCTCAGCTCCTGCTCGATAATGGCGATACCAGATGCGAGAGCATCCGCCGGACTGGAGAAATCCACTTCCTGGCCACGGCGGCGGATCGAGCCGGCATCGCGCTTGTAAATGCCCATCAGGATTTTCAGGAAAGTCGATTTGCCGGCGCCATTACCGCCGCAGAGCGCGTGAACCGAGCCAGCGCGAAGCTGGAAGCGGCCGTCGCGCAGGGCCGCGACACCGCCAAAGGACTTCCTGAGCCCCTCCACTTCCAGCAGAAATTCCACGTCTGTCTCCTCCATGCATGCGTCTGGTGACTACGCTCCAGCACGCCATCGGACACCTGGAAACCTCCGCCAGATGTCGATGCTGACAATATTCAAGACATGATCGACAAATGTCAAGTGACGCGCGATCATATAAATGTCAGGTCGTCGAAAGGCCGGGAACCACGCAGCAAAAGCCAGCGTTTGCAGGCTTGGGAGCGTCATCGCGGCGGGAATGGGGGCCTATGGAATCTGAAAGAATTTCCGCGAAAAAATCGCGGCTAGGACGCAGAGCCAGCAAACTGCTGCTGCATGCCATGGCCTTGCATCGGCTGGAGAGCCCGTCACAACGGCGGCAGATGTAAGTGATTCAAGCTTCCATGACCTATCCGGCCGAGCGGGTAGCCACGTGCACAATGCGCAGGCCATCGACATCGATGCACCGGAAGTTGGCCCCTACCAAGAATTGTCGATAGCCGCATCGTCTCCAGCTTAGGCTCGAATGACCCATCCGCCGAAACATCGAGGCAAGCGACTGCCCGGATGAGCCGAAATACTGAGTTTCGTCACAAGACCTTCTGCCGCCCATAAAGCAGCAGCATTCCGATGATGACGGCGCCATAGATCAGCTGACGGCCAGCCTCCTCGATCTGCATGACCGAGAGAATCGACTGCAGCAGAGTGATGAGGATGACGCCGGCGACCGTTCCGAGATAGGAGCCCTTGCCGCCAAGCACGTGCGTACCGCCAAGCACCACGGCAGCGATCGACGGCAGAAGATAGGCGTCGCCCATGGACTGGGACGCTTTCGAAGCATAACCGGCGAGAAGCACGCCGCCGAGTGCGCTGAGACCGCCCGAGATAATGAAGGCAAGAAGGGTGATCCGGCGCGTATTGATGCCGGACATGTAAGCGGCACGTTCGCGGTTGCCAATCGCATAGAGCGACCGGCCGAAGGTCGTGCGTGTCAGCAGGAAGACGGCGAGCAAGCCGACGGCGAGCCAGACGAGAACGCCGTTCGGAAGCCCGGGAATGGCATAGCCGGTTGCCAGGAAGCGCATGGCGGCAGAAGCCGAATCCTGTGGCGAGAAACCACCGGTGTAGACGACCATCAACCCTTGCGCGACGGCATTGGTCGCAAGCGTGATGATCATCGAGGGAATGCGCAGATAGGCGACTGCGATCCCGTTGACGAGGCCGATCGCGGCACCGCAGAGAATACCGAAGGGGATTGCGAGGACCGCACCCGTCGTTCCGTAAGCAGTGGCAGCGCAGGCCATCATCGCTCCTGTCGTCACCACCCAGGGCACAGACAGGTCGATCTGTCCAAGCAGGATGACCGCCATCATGCCGGTTGCGATGACGCCAAGGAAGGAAGCCACTTTCAACTGCTGCAGCAGGTAATCCGGAGACAGGAAGTTGGAGGAATAGAGCGAGCCGCCGAGAAGCAGCAGGATGATGCAGCCGAAGGCAATCGCCACAGCCGGATCGACGCCGCGCAACCGGGCGGGCACAGGAATTTGCCGCATGATCGAAGCATCCTCGCTCATTGGAACCACTCCAGACGATTGCGAACACGCGACAGGCCAATGCAGCCGATGCTGACTGCCAGCATCAGCACCACGCCCTGGAAGAGCGGCTGCCAGAGCGGATCGAGATCGAAGACGAACAACAGGTCGCCGATGGTGCGGAAGGCCAGCGCACCGAAAACGGCGCCGACAGCGCTTCCCTTACCACCCGCAAGCGAAACACCGCCGAGCACCACTGCCGCGATCGAATAGAGCGTATAGGCGTTGCCGCTCGCAAAGGCCGCTTCGCCCGTATAGGAAAAGAAGGTCAGATAAAGCCCGCCGATCGCCGAAAGCAGCCCTGCCAGCGCGTAAGCCGCAAGCTTTGCCCGCTTCACCGGCATGGCGGACATATAGGCGGCATTTTCTGCCGAGCCGACCGCATAGGCGGTGCGGCCGAGCACCGAACGGCTGAAGGGCACCCAGATCACCAGGACGACAAGTGCGAGCACGACAAGGCTTGCAGGGATGACACCGAAAAGTTTCGAGGTAAAAGCATCGGCGAGATCCTCATTGACCGAGCCGCCGGGTGTGGGTCGCAACAGCAGCGCCAGTCCGTAGAAGACCGCACTGGTCGCAATCGTGGTGACGATGGGCTGCAGCCGCCCGAAGATGATGACCAGGCCATTGAGCAGGCCGCAGGCGAGACCGGTCAAAAGTACGGCGACGACACCCAACCCCGTCTGTAGCGGCGTACCGACGACAAGCCATGAGGCCAGGCAGTTGCACAGGATCAGGATCATGCCGAC
Proteins encoded:
- a CDS encoding ABC transporter permease is translated as MPNHSSTYQPDQSQGVRPAPEEQAVSVSENKSAGGWFKTEQRRLIVQEYGIFLAFLLLVIILSFSNEFFLTGGNISNVLLQTSINGVLAIGMTFVILTRGIDLSVGSVVALAGIVSASFATTSETAGVIGSPYPVAIGLLVGVLVGVVCGSISGAIVSRFSVPAFVATLGMLSAARGMTLIYGGGRPVPALTPAFRWIGTGDVFGVPAPVIVLAVVFAVSWWILNRTRFGRYIYAVGGNPHAAKTSGINTDRIRFTVYVISGGLAGLAGILLSARTGSGLPQAGVAYELDAIAAVVIGGTSLSGGVGRVTGTLIGALIIGVMNNGLDLMGIQSYYQQVLKGALIVGAVMLDQKRNFGA
- a CDS encoding ABC transporter permease, with the protein product MSRQVTGEWRYRYVQQKGTLFAALLFILMFIIYVSNHPAGFTPNVVQTASNKATLLAFVAMAQCFVVITAGIDLSVGMILILCNCLASWLVVGTPLQTGLGVVAVLLTGLACGLLNGLVIIFGRLQPIVTTIATSAVFYGLALLLRPTPGGSVNEDLADAFTSKLFGVIPASLVVLALVVLVIWVPFSRSVLGRTAYAVGSAENAAYMSAMPVKRAKLAAYALAGLLSAIGGLYLTFFSYTGEAAFASGNAYTLYSIAAVVLGGVSLAGGKGSAVGAVFGALAFRTIGDLLFVFDLDPLWQPLFQGVVLMLAVSIGCIGLSRVRNRLEWFQ
- a CDS encoding ABC transporter permease, producing the protein MSEDASIMRQIPVPARLRGVDPAVAIAFGCIILLLLGGSLYSSNFLSPDYLLQQLKVASFLGVIATGMMAVILLGQIDLSVPWVVTTGAMMACAATAYGTTGAVLAIPFGILCGAAIGLVNGIAVAYLRIPSMIITLATNAVAQGLMVVYTGGFSPQDSASAAMRFLATGYAIPGLPNGVLVWLAVGLLAVFLLTRTTFGRSLYAIGNRERAAYMSGINTRRITLLAFIISGGLSALGGVLLAGYASKASQSMGDAYLLPSIAAVVLGGTHVLGGKGSYLGTVAGVILITLLQSILSVMQIEEAGRQLIYGAVIIGMLLLYGRQKVL
- a CDS encoding sugar ABC transporter ATP-binding protein; protein product: MEFLLEVEGLRKSFGGVAALRDGRFQLRAGSVHALCGGNGAGKSTFLKILMGIYKRDAGSIRRRGQEVDFSSPADALASGIAIIEQELSPVPHMTVAENIYLGREPSTRFGGIDFRSMNRAAQKLLDELEFDIRATQYMMNLSVAQMQLVEIAKALSHDAEVIFMDEPTSAIGEREAQQLFAAIRRLQAQGRGIVYVSHRLSEIFQIADSYTVFRDGSFVGTGSLSEIDRPSLIRMIVGRELAEEYVKTNKPTSDVGLEVSALSCPNKIDDISFAAHKGEIFGIYGLMGSGRTEIFNCLFGLDKPSAGRISVDGAPILVSKPSDAMAHGLALVTEDRKQTGLNLSDSVRANICMANLPALSPAFAMDHTKELDASRRMREQFQIKAARDTMPVSGLSGGNQQKVVLGKWFLRNPKVLLLDEPTRGVDVGAKREIYRIICDFAEGGGTVVMISSEIDEVLGMSDRIMVMRGGKSAGIYSREETNAQSLVHLST